In a single window of the bacterium genome:
- the larE gene encoding ATP-dependent sacrificial sulfur transferase LarE: protein MNKNIHTMLSGLHEKISGYGRVAIAFSGGVDSTFLAKAAYDALGDSAIALTVDSEAYPPESIGETRILARHIGIQLLEIPAKACDIPGFRDNEPDRCYHCKKALFTTMLKHANEKGFGILMDGSNADDVNDYRPGMRALDELDIKSPLRELGFTKDDIRALSKELGLPTWNRQSYACLASRFPYGEKLTPELLEKAWKAEAIIRDMGITKFRVRNHGSIARIELDPEDMAVVLKQENRERIINHMKSLGYRYITIDLQGYRTGSMNEVLKI, encoded by the coding sequence ATGAACAAAAATATTCATACAATGCTGTCCGGACTGCATGAAAAAATTTCCGGATACGGCCGGGTTGCGATAGCATTTTCAGGCGGTGTGGACAGTACGTTTCTTGCAAAAGCGGCATATGATGCGCTCGGTGACAGTGCTATAGCATTGACCGTTGATTCCGAGGCTTATCCTCCCGAAAGCATCGGAGAAACCCGTATTCTGGCGCGTCATATCGGTATTCAACTCTTAGAAATACCGGCGAAAGCGTGTGATATCCCGGGATTCAGAGATAACGAGCCGGATCGCTGCTACCATTGTAAAAAAGCCCTTTTTACCACAATGCTCAAGCACGCGAACGAAAAGGGGTTCGGCATACTTATGGATGGTTCAAATGCGGACGATGTCAATGATTATCGTCCCGGAATGCGCGCGCTCGATGAGCTTGATATTAAAAGCCCGCTCCGTGAGTTGGGATTCACGAAGGACGATATCCGCGCGCTCAGCAAAGAGCTCGGCCTGCCCACCTGGAACCGTCAGTCCTATGCCTGCCTTGCGTCACGATTCCCGTACGGAGAGAAATTAACCCCGGAACTCCTTGAAAAAGCATGGAAGGCAGAGGCGATTATACGGGATATGGGGATTACAAAATTCCGTGTCCGCAATCACGGCTCCATCGCGCGGATCGAGCTGGATCCGGAAGATATGGCTGTTGTATTGAAGCAGGAAAACCGCGAGAGAATTATCAACCATATGAAATCCCTCGGATACAGGTATATTA
- the lexA gene encoding transcriptional repressor LexA, which yields MKKILTKRQQEILDFIESFMQKRGYPPTLREIGNEFGISSTNGVRVNLAALEKKSYIIRRPWLSRGIELLNAPKVPQSDTEVGYIPIVGKVAAGEPIFAAENIEGMLAIDDSFIPTKKVFALKVQGDSMLGAGIIDGDYVLARRQHTAEPGEIVVFIIGDEITVKRFDTKGDKVLLIPENEAYEVRSIRKNSPDLQIAGKVIGLIRKY from the coding sequence ATGAAAAAAATCTTAACGAAAAGGCAGCAAGAAATCCTCGATTTTATCGAAAGCTTCATGCAGAAGCGAGGATATCCACCGACACTCAGAGAAATCGGAAACGAGTTCGGAATCAGCTCAACCAACGGTGTTCGGGTTAATCTGGCAGCACTTGAGAAGAAGAGCTATATAATTCGAAGACCGTGGCTTTCGAGGGGGATCGAGCTTCTCAACGCTCCGAAGGTACCCCAGAGCGATACCGAAGTCGGCTATATTCCCATTGTCGGTAAAGTTGCCGCAGGTGAACCGATATTCGCTGCGGAAAACATTGAAGGGATGCTCGCGATAGACGATTCGTTCATCCCGACCAAAAAAGTGTTTGCGCTCAAGGTTCAGGGAGACAGCATGCTGGGAGCCGGAATCATCGACGGCGATTATGTTCTTGCAAGACGTCAGCACACAGCCGAACCCGGTGAGATTGTCGTGTTTATTATCGGAGACGAGATCACGGTCAAACGGTTTGACACAAAGGGTGACAAGGTTCTCCTGATTCCGGAAAACGAAGCGTATGAAGTACGGTCTATCAGGAAAAATTCTCCCGATCTTCAGATTGCCGGAAAAGTCATCGGTCTTATCAGAAAATACTGA